In Bacillus pumilus, the sequence CATTGTGATCTTGACAAGCTATGCAGATAAAGATTATGTCATACCAGCCATTCAAGCAGGGGCGAAAGCCTATCAGCTCAAGGATGTAGCGCCAGAAAAACTGCTCACGACAATGATTGAAGTACAAAATGGCACCTATCAATTAGATGGTCATATCACGACTTTCCTTGTGCAGCATCTGACAGAACCAAAAGAGCAGAAATGGGCACAAATGAACGAGCTGACCAATAGAGAACGAGATGTCCTATTTGAAATTGCAAAGGGTAAAAGCAACAAAGAAATCGCCTCAGCGCTGTTTATTTCTGAAAAAACTGTCAAAACGCACGTATCTCATTTATTATCAAAGCTAGAGCTGGCAGATCGAACCCAAGCGGCTCTTTATGCAGTGGATTATCAAAAAAATCAGTCAAAAGAGCTGCTTTGACAGAAAAAATGTAAACATGCAGTCACGATGCCAAATGAGGAGGATGCGCTGTTATTTTCACAAAGAGACATGGATGAAAGCCCCTTTAAGTTTCCAATCACTTGGCACTGCTAAACGTATGTAAAAAGGCTGAAAATCAGCCTTTTTCTTTATGTGTACAGCGGTTCTGAATAAAATTCAGCAGCAGCAGCCTCTGAAGCATGATCAATGTACTGCAGGAGCCCGTATAAACATTTTTCAACATCTGCATCGTTTCGGTTAAATTGATACGCATGTAAGAAATGCTCAATACGTTTCGAGAGCAAGTCATCTTGCGTACGTACCATAAGAATAAGTAAATTATCCCATTGCGAGCGATGCGTATAATAAAGTGCCTTATCATAATCCGCCACATTCATGAAACCTTCTCCTTTCCCTTGAGAAGTCCTCATTAGTTTGCTCGGATCATATCGACTTTTTCAGGGGAAAAGTTGGTGTCCGCATGAATCGCGTACCGGAAATTATAGGCTGAATAAATGCTTCATGTATGAAAAAGGGTCGTTCAGCAAAACCTAATCAAAATATACATGAAAGTGAGATCAATGATATCATGCAGCCGAAATTGTGGATGCTTTTTGCAGCAGGAATGGTTTTGCTCGGCAGTCTCATGATCCATCCTGCATCAAAAGCAGCGGTGCAGCCCGTTGAAAATTGGGAAAGACTTGCTTATACCGCGTTGCAAGATGAATATGAAGGCGCCGCTTTAAACGACTATCATTACATTGGACGAACAAAAGTAAATGATGAACAGACAAAAGATGTATTTCGCGTGACGGTGAAGGAAGGATCGACCCTTTTTGCAGCACACGCAGAAATTTATTTTCACCCGGTGACCGGACATTTGATTAGTATTAATGTGTTTCGGTTATAAAAAAGCACCTCTTTTGATAAGAGGCGCTCAGCGTGTAGACAAACCCTCGCATTCTGTGTCAGTCCTGCGTGCCGGTGCTCACGAATGTCGAATTCGCTCCGCTCCTCGTTCTTCCTAGACTGTAAAGGTTTTCTATCACGCTGAAAAGAAGACAAAGGGCTAAAATAAAGATCATTTTAGCCCTTTGTCAAACAACACGAATTCAATTATTTCATGCTTCCTTGAAGATATGAGCGAATATCCACACCGAGTGAATCTGCTAAACGCTGTCCGTAATCTTCATCTGCACGATAGAAATTGCAGATCGCAAGTAATTTTGTTTTTTCATTTACACCTTTGAGATCAGCTGTTAGGTTTTTGATCAACGCTTGTTTCTCTTCCTCAGAGTAGCTTCGATATTTTTCCCCAGCTTGTTTGAAATCGTTCGGTTTTTCGATTTTTTGTCTCACCATACGGTCACCGTGAAGAACAGGCTCACTTTCTTTGTAGTGAGGGTTTTCTTTTGGCTGATCCTCGTAACGGTTTGGTTCATAGTTAATATGACCGCTTGGACGAGTCGTTGTCATAAAGCCATCCTGCTGGTTATTTTGCACAGGTGCATAAGGGCAGTTGACTGGAATGCGCATGTAGTTCGCACCAAGACGGTGACGCTGCGTGTCTGGATATGAGAAAAGACGACCTTGAAGCAGTTTATCTTCAGACGCTTCAATACCTGGGACTAGTGCACTTGGCGTGAAAGCAGCTTGTTCTGTTTCAGCAAAGAAATTTTCAGGATTGCGGTTAAGTGTCATGCGTCCTACTTTTTGAAGCGGATAATCTTCCTCGCTCCACGTCTTTGTTGGATCACATGGATCATAATCAAGTTCATCATAATCGCTAAGCGGCATAAGCTGAATATATAGGTCCCAGGCTGGATAGTTGCCTTTTTCAATGCGATCATAAAGATCTCTTGTCGCATGCTGGAAATCGTTTGCTTGAATTTCTGCTGCTTCTTCCATGGATAAATTGCGAATACCTTCTGATGGTCTCCAGTGATATTTCACATATTTGGTTTCTCCATATTTATTCACCCATCTAAACGTATGGACACCGGAACCGCGCATTTCTGCGTAGTTGGCAGGGATTCCTTCGTCAGAGAAAAGCCATGTAAGCATGTGAGTAGATTCAGGTGTTAAGGTCATAAAATCCCAATAACGGTCAGGATCTTGGATATTGGTTACAGGATCTGGTTTAAGAGAGTGAACCATATCAGGGAATTTCAATGCATCACGAATAAAGAAGATCGGCAAGTTGTTACCAACCAAATCGTAGTTGCCTTCTTCTGTATAAAATTTCACAGCGAAGCCGCGCGGGTCACGTAATGTTTCAGGTGAACCTTTAGGGTGAATAACCGTTGAGAAGCGAACAAAAACGTCTGTCTGTTTCCCTTCTTCACTTAAGAAGGCTGCTTTTGTATGTTTCTCCATGCTATTTTCTACTTCAAACACACCATAAGCGCCGGCGCCTCTTGCATGAACGACACGCTCTGGAATACGTTCACGGTCAAAGTGTGCAAGCTTTTCAATCAAATGGTAATCATCGAGAAATGAAGGTCCACGGTGACCAGCTGTTCTTGAGTTTTGGTTATCGCCAACAGGCACGCCTTGATTCGTTGTCAAATTTTTATGATTTGAATTTGTCATTCTTTTCTCCTCCTGTAAACAAAAAAATGGTTTCTAGCAATCTATATACCCTAATTATAGTGAATCAAACATGATAGTCAATATTTATTTATAATAATTTTAAATAAATTATTATTACAAGGAGGTAAAGAAAAAGACGAAAGAAATGAAATTCTTTCGTCTAAAGGAGGAGCTCTCTTAGAGCATCTTTGTTTTGTGTTAAGTCTTTTAATGTGTATTGGTCAAGAACGCGTAAATAAGCAGTGAGAGCTTCGTGAAGCACATGCTTTAATGAACAAATCGGGGAGATGATACAGCTGTTTTTCTTTGGATCAAAGCATTCGACCATGACTAAGTCTTCCTCTGTATAGCGGACAACCTCCCCAATGTTAATGCTTTCTGGGCTTTTCCCCAGCCTAATCCCGCCATTTCTCCCGCGGATTGTTTCCACATACCCGCGTTTTCCAAGATGGTAAATCACCTTCGTTAGATGATTTTTAGAAATGCCATAAATATCGGCAATCTGCTGAATATTTGACAGTTCATTGTTGTCTCTTGACGCTAAATAAATGAGTACCCTTAATGAGAAATCTGTATAATTCGTAAGTTTCATTTGGACGACCTCTAAACCTAATAGAGTTTTGTATCATCGTAACACATTTTAGACAAGAACTGGTCGAGAAAGTGTTAAATGTGACAACATTTAAAACATGTATTATAAATATTGCTTTTATAAGCCGTCATTCATTAAGATAAAGATGTATTTAAAATACATCTTTCGAAAGAAGGAATAACGATGTTATCCACAGATCAAATGAACGCGATTAAACAATCAGCCCCTTTACTAAAAGCCGAGGGAACAAAACTTGTGACTGTTTTTTATCAAAATATGATCAGGCAGCACCCAGAGCTTCTCAATCAGTTTAATAAAACGAACCTCATGAACGGAAGTCAGCCAGAGGCGCTTGCTGCGACACTATATCAAGCTGCACTGCACATCGATCGATTAGAACAATTGCTTCCTGCGGTGAAACAAATCGCCCATAAGCATGTCAGTGTCATGGTGAAAAAAGAGCAGTATCCAATCGTCGGGTATCACCTCATTAAAGCGATGAAAGAAGTGTTTGGATTAACTGAGCAGGATGACACATTATTAGCGTGGAAGGCCGCATATGATATCATTGCGAATATATTTATCACGATTGAAGCAGAAATGATGAATGAAAATGTGAAACAAAAAGGCGGATGGGCAGATGTCAAACCGTTTGTCATCAAGAAAAAGAAACAAGAATCTCCAGCGCTTATCTCTTTTTATTTAGTACCAGAAGATGAATCAGAGCTTCCAATGTATGAAGCGGGTCAATACATTACTGTGCAGGCAGATATGCCGGGCGAAGCCTATGTGTGCAGCAGACAATACAGCTTATCAGATCAATATCACCCGTCTTATTACCGCATCACAGTAAAGCGTGATGGTCATGTGTCCACATTCTT encodes:
- a CDS encoding response regulator encodes the protein MRVVIADDHHIVRKGLVFFLQTQPDVDIVGEASNGEEALEVVRQTQPDIVLMDLSMPVMNGIEATKQMTLEMPDTRIVILTSYADKDYVIPAIQAGAKAYQLKDVAPEKLLTTMIEVQNGTYQLDGHITTFLVQHLTEPKEQKWAQMNELTNRERDVLFEIAKGKSNKEIASALFISEKTVKTHVSHLLSKLELADRTQAALYAVDYQKNQSKELL
- a CDS encoding YhdB family protein; amino-acid sequence: MNVADYDKALYYTHRSQWDNLLILMVRTQDDLLSKRIEHFLHAYQFNRNDADVEKCLYGLLQYIDHASEAAAAEFYSEPLYT
- a CDS encoding YqzG/YhdC family protein: MQPKLWMLFAAGMVLLGSLMIHPASKAAVQPVENWERLAYTALQDEYEGAALNDYHYIGRTKVNDEQTKDVFRVTVKEGSTLFAAHAEIYFHPVTGHLISINVFRL
- a CDS encoding catalase encodes the protein MTNSNHKNLTTNQGVPVGDNQNSRTAGHRGPSFLDDYHLIEKLAHFDRERIPERVVHARGAGAYGVFEVENSMEKHTKAAFLSEEGKQTDVFVRFSTVIHPKGSPETLRDPRGFAVKFYTEEGNYDLVGNNLPIFFIRDALKFPDMVHSLKPDPVTNIQDPDRYWDFMTLTPESTHMLTWLFSDEGIPANYAEMRGSGVHTFRWVNKYGETKYVKYHWRPSEGIRNLSMEEAAEIQANDFQHATRDLYDRIEKGNYPAWDLYIQLMPLSDYDELDYDPCDPTKTWSEEDYPLQKVGRMTLNRNPENFFAETEQAAFTPSALVPGIEASEDKLLQGRLFSYPDTQRHRLGANYMRIPVNCPYAPVQNNQQDGFMTTTRPSGHINYEPNRYEDQPKENPHYKESEPVLHGDRMVRQKIEKPNDFKQAGEKYRSYSEEEKQALIKNLTADLKGVNEKTKLLAICNFYRADEDYGQRLADSLGVDIRSYLQGSMK
- a CDS encoding Rrf2 family transcriptional regulator, which gives rise to MKLTNYTDFSLRVLIYLASRDNNELSNIQQIADIYGISKNHLTKVIYHLGKRGYVETIRGRNGGIRLGKSPESINIGEVVRYTEEDLVMVECFDPKKNSCIISPICSLKHVLHEALTAYLRVLDQYTLKDLTQNKDALRELLL
- a CDS encoding globin domain-containing protein, which encodes MLSTDQMNAIKQSAPLLKAEGTKLVTVFYQNMIRQHPELLNQFNKTNLMNGSQPEALAATLYQAALHIDRLEQLLPAVKQIAHKHVSVMVKKEQYPIVGYHLIKAMKEVFGLTEQDDTLLAWKAAYDIIANIFITIEAEMMNENVKQKGGWADVKPFVIKKKKQESPALISFYLVPEDESELPMYEAGQYITVQADMPGEAYVCSRQYSLSDQYHPSYYRITVKRDGHVSTFLHDEMEEGGVLQVSMPQGVFCLQEDTKEPAYFISAGSGVTPMVGLVKTAAHSNQPFTMIHADRLEDVTAFEKEFESVLASSSLGRIILCNEQFEQSGKGELVEKAACRIDRPFLQSVIREGKGQFYLCGSAAFTQEMIHILKEMGIPEQHIHFEAFGGQSMKEMEVV